In Stanieria sp. NIES-3757, the DNA window CGATTTTTCGATTTGCATTGACTCAAATTCCTCACGATTGGGATTATTAGCAGAAGTAGTTGGGGTCATAGTATTTTTATCAACTGTTTTAAGTGAAGAAGATTGCTGTGGTTGCTCAGATGAATCTGAGTTTTCCCAAGCACCATTTAAACTTTGGTTGTCTCGCTCAAGCGTCATAAAATACCTAACCTTAATTTTGCCAACTACTTCTTAATTTCCACAGAGAATCAATAGAATTGTATTACATCATATCATTGGTGTTTTCTAAGTAAAATTACTTGTTTTTGTTAATTAGCTCCAAGTCTAATTTAACCTTTAAATTTGCCTGTTTAGTTCAAAGCGATTCAGCTTTTAAATCCTCAATTAATTGAACTAATTCTTCTTTGCTTGCTTGATAAACTTCTCCACAAAATTGACAAGTAGCTTCTGCACCTTCGTCCTTTTCAATCATGTCTTGTAGCTCTGCTTCTCCTAGCATTTTTAAAGCCCCTAAAACCCGATTAAAGGAACAACTACAATCAAAACGTACCATTTGAATTTCTGGCAGAATTGATAAGCCTAAATCCCCTAATAAATCGTCCATAATTTCTGTTAAAGTTTTACCTTGTCTCAGTAGAGGGGTAAAACCTTTCAGTTGACTGACACGTGACTCTAACAAAGTGACTAAAGATTCATCACGAGCAGCTTTGGGCAACACTTGTAATAATAAACCTCCCGCAGCCGTAACTCCTTGCGCTCCAACAAAAACTCCTACTAGTAATGCAGAAGGGGTTTGTTCCGAATTAATTAAATAATTAGCCACATCATCGCCTACTTCTCCTGTGACTAACTCAACCGTACTAGAGTAGGGATAGCCATAACCCACATCTCTAACGACATAGAGAAAGCCTTCATTACCGACTGCTCTACCTACATCTAATTTGCCGATCGCATTTGGGGGTAGTTCTACACTAGGATTACCAACATAACCCCTGACTGTGCCATCTAAACCAGCATCAACTAACAATCCTCCTAAAGGACCATTTCCTTTGATCCTCAAATTTACTCGTGAGCCTTCGCGCTTCATCCCTGAAGCAAGCAATAACCCAGAAGACATTGCTCTTCCTAAAGCTGCGGTAGCAACATAAGAAAGCTGGTGTTTTGCCCTTGCTTCTTCCGTTAAACGAGTAGTAATTACCCCTACGGCTCTAATACCATTATCGGCTGCGGTTGCTCTAATCAGTTGGTCTGCCATGTAATTCCCTAAAATTTTACAATTGAACTGAGAGTGAGTTTCTGTGATCGATATCTAGTTTTTTATTTTTTATCTTTAACTTAGAATAAAATTTCTATCTATAATTGTGCTAATTGAAATCAATCAAGGAGACCTTATATGAAACTCAATACCATCAAAGTTATGACTCTTGGTTTAGTTTTAGGATTAACTACTCTCTTAGGTGCTTGTTCTCAAACAAGCGAAACTCCTAGTGATGGTGCTGCTCCTGAAGGTGGCGCAGGAACTACAGAACCTGCTCCTGCTCCTGCTGAAGGACAATAAAATTTCATTATTTCGATCTTGATTGCTTTAAAGCAATCTTGCTCGTTGGTTGAGAAAATTTTTCTCAACTTTTGCCTGGTTCGTTCCAAGCACTACCCCTCAACACATTTTGTTATGAAGCATAATCGACTGACTTTATCTACTTTGTTAGCTGTTGGTTTGTCTTGCGCAACAGCATTTTTCTTTAATTTTCAACCAAGCTATAGTCAAAATACAGCACCTCAAACTCCAATAGATTCTGGTTCTGAGACTGAAAAAGAGGTTAGTCAACAAGAACTACAAAAATTTGCTCAAGCCTACCAAGAAGTACAAGCAATTCAAAAAAGCTCTGAGACTAAAATGGTTCAAGCGGTCGAAGGAGAAGGTTTAAGTCCAGAAAGATTTATCGAAATTAGTAAATCGCAGCAAAATGCTGAATCTGACAGTAAGGCTACCGATGTCAGCACTGAAGAACAAGCAAGTTTTGAAAACGCGAAAGCAAAAATAATTGAAATTAGACAAACAACCGAGTCTGATATGACTCAAGCTATTAACAAACAAGGATTAGAAATTCCTCGTTTTAATGAAATTTTAACAGCTTTACAACAGGATTCTCAGCTTCGCGAACAATTTCAACAGATGATGGTTAATTAACTGATAACCAACCTCTCCTCATGCGCTCCCTTCTTTGTTCATTTTCAACTAACTTGTCGTACACCAAAGCGCAAATGCACTTCTGCTGCTTTAAGACCGTATTTTGTTGACAGAATCGGTCTTATTTTTTTGTTACTTTAAAATCTTAAGAACTACTTATCTTGATTTGACTAAGATTTTATATAGTAGTTATTTATAATAATCTAACTAAATTGATTAATGGTTCCTCGCCAAAGCATAATTGAAATCTTTTCAACTTTTATTCAATTTGATTTTGACCGCTTTAATCATTGGGCGACCGACCCGCGCTTGCGTCGCAACATGAAACGGCATCTGGATCAAGCTTCATCGAAAGAAACTTCGGAAAACTTTTGGGCTATCTACTGGCATAAATCATGGCAAAATGAGCCTACAGGTTTGGCGAGAGAACATCTATCTGCGTATCTCCAAGAGGTTTGTTTTTGGTCAACTAATAAAACCATGACTGGTTTTACCAGTAGTCAATATACAATTTCTGATTGTTTTCAAGTCGCGATCGCTGGTATTGATAAAGTTCTCAAAGGTTTTAATCCTAAACAAGGTTACAATCTCAAAAATTACGCCAGCATTACTTTTAGTAATCTAATTCGCGAGTTACTCAGACAGCGACAAGAGGTTGATATTTGTTCTGATTGGGCTTTATTACGCAAACTCAGTCAAAAAAGATTGGAAGAATCTCTCAAAAATGCAGGATTAGCTCAAGATACGATTGCTAGCTACATTTTAGCTTGGAATTGTCTCAAAACTCTTTACGTTCCTAATCAAGCTAGTCCAACTCGCCGACTGTCTAAACCAGACCAACAAACTTGGGAACAGATTCTTTTACTGTATCAACAAGAAAGTAAAGTTCAATTACCAACAGCTACAGAAGTAGTCAATACTGAAATTTTAGAAAAATGGCTGACAGCCTGTGTTAAAGCTGCCCGTGCTTATTTATATCCAACGGTAACTTCAATTAATTTACCTCGTTCAGGAGAAGGTTCGGGAGAAATAATTGATAATCTGCCTGGGCAAGTAGATGACTCACTACTGACAGAAATGATTGTTGAAGAAGAACAAGCTGACCGCAATCAACAACAATCTCAAATCAATGGAGTTTTAATCGCAGCTTTGAAAAAGTTGGACGCAGATGAACAAAAATTGTTAGAACTGTACTATGCTCGTGCCATGACTCAGACTGAGATGGCAAAAGAGCTTAATACGCAACAATATAATGTATCGCGCAAATTATCAAGAGCTAGAAAAGCATTACTTAAATCTCTCGCACAATGGAGTAAAGAAACTCTGCATATCTCCCTTACCTCGGACGTACTCAATGGCATAAGCACACTTTTAGAAGAATGGTTAGCTGGTCACTACAGCACATATAGTTAATAAAACACTTGGAGGAATGCCACAATGTCCGATTTAGCTCTTTTTAACCCAACTGATTTAGTTTTAGAAATTTCTGACCAAATTAAAAATGAAGCCTGGCGGAATAGTCAAACTGCTGCTACTCCTACTAGCCGTTGGCAAGTGTATCTTAATCAAGTTGCGCTTAATACCGTATTACCTTGGTTGAGAGAAGAACAAGACCATGCAGTTAGAGTTGCTAGTCAAGTGTCTTTAGCTAGTATTTGGGAAGTAGTTAATGGTACTTCTTTAACCGTCGGTGATAGCAAATTAGTTCTTATTCCTAGTGAAGCTGATGACTTAAGCGAATTAAGAGTTGCTCAAGAATGGATCGATCTTCCTCAATGGAGAGGTGATTATTATTTAGCAGTACAAGTAAATCTCGATGATAACTACGTTAGAGTTTGGGGTTACACAACTCATCAAAAATTAAAAACTGTAGGTCATTATCAAGCAAGCGATCGCACTTATAGTTTAACAGAAGATGATTTAATTACTGACCTCGATGTCTTATTTCTAGCTTGGGAACTTTGCCCTGAAGAAGTTACTCAACTAGAAGTTGCAGCTTTACCAGCTATGTCTGCTACTCAAGCTAGTAACTTAATTAAACGTCTTGGTGATGTAAATATTTTATTACCGAGAATGGCAATTCCATTTCAATTTTGGGCAGCTTTAATCGGACAAGAAAGTTGGAGAAGAAGTCTGGTTCAAAAACGTCGTGGTTTACCAGTCAGAGGTTCAGTTGTAGAGTGGTTAAAAGCTGAAGTAGCTAATGTAGTCGAAGAATTCGGTTGGAGACAAGTAGAATTTCAACCCAGTATGGTAGGTGCTAGAGGTGCAAACAATGTGATTGATGAATTTGATGCTCCTTCAGAAATAGCTTTAGCCAAACAATTAACAATTGCCAATCAACCTTATGAACTAAAAATTATTCCCTTAGATCTTGAGGCAGGTTTATGGCGGTTTGAATTGCGTAGTTTAGCTCTTGGAGGTCTAATTCCTACTGGTACAATTTTAAGGTTGCTCACAGAAGATTTAGAAGCTTTTGAAGGTAATGAAGATGTAGCTACTACTGCTGTAGAAGAACTTGCTTTAGAAGTAGGTTTAGATTCAGGCGAAGGATTAGTTTGGCAAGTTATACCAACCCCCGAAAATTATGAACCAGAAATTCTCCGATTTTAATCTCAGGTGCGATAAGTTTTTAATTCAATGGCAGCTTATTGCACCCTCTGCTACTTTAAAAATTAATTTTTTTGTGGGGAAGTATTTTAAATAAGATATTTTAAATATTTTTAGATAGATTGATAAAATTATTGAATCAGAATTACTATTAAGAAAAAAAATTATTTTAATAATTATAGTTATTTTTCAGTGTGCTTTGCAATCAAATAGAATAGAACACAAATTAAAAAGCTGTTAGCTATTAGCCAAAACTCAAAAACTCAAAGCTTATTTACTTCTAGTATGGTTAACAATATGAAAATTAATGGAAGTCAATTTTTGAAAATATCTAATAAAAATTACGAGAGGTATAGCATTGCTATACCCCTAAAATGTCACTTATTCTTAGCTTTTAATGAAAGCGAATTGTCAAATTATTTTTAATAACTCAAATTAACCAACTCTACCTTCTGTAGGACCAGAAATCGCTTTCCAACCTGCTAATCCGCCTTGGAGACGAGAAACATTTTCAAAACCTGCTGCAACAAATTTTTCCACTGCTGCTTGCGCTTGTTCATCATTTTCGCCATAAATATAAAGTTCACGGCGAGTAGAAAGACTATTCATTAATCTGCCTAAAGTTTCTTCAGAATCAATTGGTACAGCACCCAAAATTCTTTCGGTATTAAAAGAATTGCGATCGCGAGCATCGGCGATAGTAAATGCTGGTTCTCCCCAATCTAATCTTTCTTTTAATGCTTGTGCGCTAGATACTGGTTTTTGTTGTTCTGAAGCATGAGGAAGAACTTCTGTTAATTTGTCTTTAGTTTCTAAAATGCGTTTTGCTTCTGCTTTAGGTTCTGACATAACA includes these proteins:
- a CDS encoding Hsp33 protein, producing the protein MADQLIRATAADNGIRAVGVITTRLTEEARAKHQLSYVATAALGRAMSSGLLLASGMKREGSRVNLRIKGNGPLGGLLVDAGLDGTVRGYVGNPSVELPPNAIGKLDVGRAVGNEGFLYVVRDVGYGYPYSSTVELVTGEVGDDVANYLINSEQTPSALLVGVFVGAQGVTAAGGLLLQVLPKAARDESLVTLLESRVSQLKGFTPLLRQGKTLTEIMDDLLGDLGLSILPEIQMVRFDCSCSFNRVLGALKMLGEAELQDMIEKDEGAEATCQFCGEVYQASKEELVQLIEDLKAESL